The proteins below are encoded in one region of Micromonospora yangpuensis:
- a CDS encoding glycosyltransferase, with protein MRVLHVNKFLYRRGGAEGYLLDVAELQRAAGDEVAYFGMTHPENDAPTPYARHFPPLVELEPAPRGLRPRTAAAARMIWSGASRRGLARVLDEFRPDVVHLHNIYHQLSPSVLAAARVARVPCVMTLHDYKLACPSYQMLDRGAVCDACVTGGPLRAARRRCKDGSLGASSLLAVESWLHRATRAYGPVQAFVSPSRFLADVMRRAGVFPDRMHVVRHFVDVAQTEVKSTAGGSVVFAGRLSAEKGVDVLIDALAQLPPEVHLDVAGDGPARDALTDLAGRRAPGRVRFHGRLDKARLHELIRSAAVAAVPSRWNENQPMAVLEAFACGVPVVTTDLGGLPELVTPGTDGEVVPADDPGALAAALHRTLADPHRAHRLGLAGRARVEREFSPRAHLERLREVYATATRRAGVPA; from the coding sequence ATGCGTGTCCTGCACGTCAACAAGTTCCTGTACCGCCGTGGCGGTGCCGAGGGCTACCTGCTCGACGTCGCCGAGTTGCAGCGGGCCGCCGGCGACGAGGTGGCGTACTTCGGCATGACCCACCCGGAGAACGACGCGCCCACGCCGTACGCGCGGCACTTCCCGCCCCTGGTGGAGTTGGAGCCGGCACCGCGCGGGCTGCGGCCGCGCACGGCGGCGGCGGCGCGGATGATCTGGTCCGGGGCGAGCCGGCGGGGCCTGGCCCGGGTGCTCGACGAGTTCCGGCCCGACGTGGTGCACCTGCACAACATCTACCACCAGCTCTCACCGTCGGTGCTGGCCGCGGCCCGGGTCGCCCGGGTGCCGTGCGTGATGACCCTGCACGACTACAAGCTGGCCTGCCCCAGCTACCAGATGCTCGACCGGGGCGCGGTCTGTGACGCCTGCGTCACCGGTGGCCCGCTGCGGGCGGCCCGGCGGCGCTGCAAGGACGGCTCGCTGGGGGCCAGCTCGCTGCTCGCGGTGGAGTCCTGGCTGCACCGGGCGACCCGGGCGTACGGGCCGGTGCAGGCCTTCGTCAGCCCCAGCCGGTTCCTGGCCGACGTGATGCGCCGCGCCGGGGTCTTCCCGGACCGGATGCACGTGGTACGGCACTTCGTCGACGTGGCGCAGACCGAGGTGAAGTCGACAGCGGGCGGGTCGGTGGTCTTCGCCGGTCGGCTCTCCGCCGAGAAGGGCGTCGACGTGCTGATCGACGCGCTGGCCCAGCTGCCGCCCGAGGTTCACCTGGACGTGGCCGGCGACGGCCCGGCCCGCGACGCGCTCACCGACCTGGCCGGGCGGCGGGCACCGGGCCGGGTACGTTTCCACGGCCGGCTCGACAAGGCCCGGCTGCACGAGCTGATCCGGTCGGCGGCGGTGGCGGCGGTGCCGTCGCGGTGGAACGAGAACCAGCCGATGGCGGTGCTGGAGGCGTTCGCCTGCGGGGTGCCGGTGGTCACCACCGACCTGGGTGGGTTGCCGGAGCTGGTCACCCCGGGCACCGACGGTGAGGTGGTGCCGGCCGACGACCCGGGCGCGCTGGCCGCCGCGCTGCACCGGACCCTGGCCGACCCGCACCGGGCGCACCGGCTCGGGTTGGCCGGCCGGGCCCGGGTGGAGCGGGAGTTCAGTCCGCGGGCGCACCTGGAGCGCCTGCGGGAGGTCTACGCCACCGCCACCCGGCGGGCCGGGGTACCCGCGTGA
- a CDS encoding sulfotransferase family protein, which produces MTSGDQHAGRPASEPDGPVRVLYLAGSGRSGSTLVTNVLGQYAGVLAAGELRYLWQRGELDNRPCGCGRPFRDCPLWSRVRRDVPVGRAAEIAAGLRGRLRMRGVPALLWRARAGRRAVAAHPDDAVLTGLYTCLARHADARIVVDSSKLPPYGALLDGLPGLDVRVLHVVRDPRATAFSWRRRRGLDGERDQRLMSRPPVWKAALLWSVWNAVTVRLFAADPERYLRIRYEDLTADPAAALARITAFAGLGAQPGPLVAPGAVGEPAAVRLAPTHSVAGNPSRHRTGAVPIRADDQWRTDLSRWSYAVVTALTWPGLRRLGYPLGRTGRTTSTGRRGTPLGVPTGRQEG; this is translated from the coding sequence GTGACCAGCGGCGACCAGCACGCCGGCCGGCCCGCTTCTGAGCCCGACGGGCCGGTACGGGTGCTCTACCTGGCCGGCAGCGGACGCAGCGGCAGCACCCTGGTCACCAACGTCCTCGGCCAGTACGCCGGGGTGCTCGCCGCCGGTGAGCTGCGCTACCTGTGGCAACGCGGTGAACTGGACAACCGCCCCTGCGGGTGCGGCCGGCCGTTCCGGGACTGCCCGCTGTGGAGCCGGGTACGCCGCGACGTGCCGGTCGGGCGGGCCGCCGAGATCGCCGCCGGGCTGCGCGGCCGGCTGCGGATGCGGGGCGTGCCCGCGCTGCTGTGGCGGGCCCGCGCCGGTCGGCGGGCCGTCGCGGCGCACCCCGACGACGCGGTGCTGACCGGGCTGTACACCTGCCTGGCCCGGCACGCCGACGCCCGGATCGTGGTCGACTCCTCCAAGCTGCCCCCGTACGGCGCTCTGCTCGACGGGCTGCCCGGCCTGGACGTGCGGGTGCTGCACGTGGTCCGGGACCCGCGCGCCACCGCCTTCTCCTGGCGTCGTCGCCGGGGCCTGGACGGCGAGCGTGACCAGCGGCTGATGAGCCGTCCGCCGGTGTGGAAGGCCGCCCTGCTCTGGTCGGTCTGGAACGCGGTCACGGTCCGGCTCTTCGCCGCGGACCCCGAGCGTTACCTGCGGATCCGGTACGAGGACCTCACCGCCGATCCGGCCGCCGCGCTGGCCCGGATCACCGCCTTCGCCGGCCTCGGTGCGCAGCCCGGCCCGCTGGTCGCACCCGGGGCGGTCGGCGAACCGGCGGCGGTGCGGCTCGCCCCCACCCACTCGGTGGCGGGCAACCCGTCGCGCCACCGCACCGGGGCGGTGCCGATCCGCGCCGACGACCAGTGGCGCACCGACCTGTCCCGCTGGTCGTACGCGGTGGTGACCGCACTGACCTGGCCGGGGCTACGCCGCCTCGGCTACCCGCTGGGCCGTACCGGCCGGACCACGAGTACCGGCCGACGCGGCACACCGCTCGGCGTACCGACCGGCCGACAGGAGGGCTGA
- a CDS encoding sulfotransferase family protein encodes MLSLVVGTGRCGSTLVQELLSRHREVGFVSGVDDKLSRLNLKGRFNGPLYRRSAPRPAGMTSLAHARRLLEAGRVRVAPSEAYQLLDRHVVAGFSRPCRDLTAEDLTPYVSHRLREFFDTRARRQRCRTMVHHVTGWPRTGFLRAAYPDLRVVNVVRDGRAVTNSWLQMGWWDGWQGPDNWFLGPLPTDLRQEWEEYDRSFPVLAALGWKLLMDRFGQARAEHPEQQWLDVRYEDLVADPRAEVARMLDFLGLEWDAAFERGFGRYRFSGGRRAAYLDELSAGQLADVERVLDKPLREWGYRG; translated from the coding sequence ATGTTGTCGCTGGTGGTGGGGACCGGCCGGTGTGGTTCGACCCTGGTGCAGGAGCTGCTCTCCCGGCACCGGGAGGTCGGGTTCGTCTCCGGGGTGGACGACAAGCTGTCCCGGCTCAACCTCAAGGGACGGTTCAACGGCCCGCTCTACCGCCGCTCCGCGCCCCGGCCGGCCGGGATGACCTCCCTGGCGCACGCCCGCCGGCTGCTGGAGGCCGGGCGGGTCCGGGTCGCCCCGTCGGAGGCGTACCAGCTGCTCGACCGGCACGTGGTGGCCGGCTTCTCCCGCCCCTGCCGGGACCTCACCGCCGAGGACCTGACCCCGTACGTGTCCCACCGGCTGCGCGAGTTCTTCGACACCCGGGCCCGGCGGCAGCGCTGCCGGACGATGGTGCACCACGTCACCGGCTGGCCGCGCACCGGCTTCCTGCGTGCGGCGTACCCGGATCTGCGGGTGGTCAACGTGGTCCGCGACGGCCGGGCGGTGACCAACTCGTGGCTGCAGATGGGCTGGTGGGACGGGTGGCAGGGGCCGGACAACTGGTTCCTCGGGCCGCTGCCCACCGACCTGCGCCAGGAGTGGGAGGAGTACGACCGGTCCTTCCCGGTGCTGGCCGCGCTCGGCTGGAAGCTGCTGATGGACCGGTTCGGGCAGGCCCGGGCGGAGCACCCCGAGCAGCAGTGGCTGGACGTGCGCTACGAGGACCTGGTGGCCGACCCGCGTGCCGAGGTGGCCCGGATGCTGGACTTCCTCGGGCTGGAGTGGGACGCCGCCTTCGAGCGCGGGTTCGGCCGGTACCGGTTCTCCGGTGGTCGGCGCGCGGCGTACCTCGACGAGTTGAGCGCCGGTCAGCTGGCCGACGTGGAGCGGGTGCTGGACAAGCCGCTGCGCGAGTGGGGTTACCGGGGCTGA